The Shewanella sp. KX20019 genome window below encodes:
- the trmJ gene encoding tRNA (cytosine(32)/uridine(32)-2'-O)-methyltransferase TrmJ translates to MLSNIRVVLVGTSHPGNIGSTARAMKTMGLSTLYLAEPRVAPDGHSVALAAGASDILKHAITVDSVEEAIADCSLVIATSARSRTLDWPMLEPREAGEKLVASSLTGPVAIVFGRENNGLSNEELQRCDYHVAIPANPEYTSLNLAQAVQIICYEARVAHLAQVQTEFESKKPADFVEPETEYPFSKERENFFEHMENTLLSTNFIVKQHPGQVMTKLRRLFSRARIERQEMNILRGILTSVDKIVAKKETNDK, encoded by the coding sequence ATGCTCAGTAATATTCGCGTCGTTCTTGTCGGTACGTCCCACCCTGGCAATATAGGTTCAACAGCCCGTGCTATGAAAACCATGGGGTTATCCACTTTATATTTAGCTGAACCTAGGGTTGCACCTGATGGTCATTCTGTGGCCTTAGCTGCAGGGGCTTCAGATATTTTAAAACATGCAATTACAGTCGATTCTGTTGAAGAGGCTATTGCAGATTGTAGTTTAGTGATTGCAACCAGTGCGCGCAGCCGCACACTGGATTGGCCTATGCTAGAGCCTAGAGAAGCTGGTGAAAAACTGGTTGCATCATCACTTACTGGTCCTGTTGCTATCGTATTCGGACGGGAAAATAACGGTCTTTCTAACGAAGAGTTGCAGCGCTGCGACTATCATGTTGCGATACCAGCTAATCCCGAATACACCTCGCTCAATTTAGCTCAGGCAGTTCAAATTATCTGCTATGAGGCCCGTGTAGCGCATCTTGCTCAGGTTCAAACTGAATTTGAAAGCAAGAAACCTGCAGACTTTGTTGAGCCTGAAACAGAATATCCATTTTCAAAAGAACGCGAAAATTTCTTTGAACATATGGAAAACACACTTCTATCAACTAATTTTATAGTCAAGCAGCACCCAGGTCAGGTTATGACAAAACTGCGTAGGTTATTTAGCCGCGCAAGAATCGAGCGTCAAGAGATGAATATCTTGCGCGGAATTTTGACGTCCGTAGATAAAATTGTCGCTAAGAAAGAAACCAACGATAAGTAA
- the cysE gene encoding serine O-acetyltransferase → MGVIARLKDDIASIYHRDPAANGTIEILFNYPGMQAIWIHRISHKLWVRKWRLLARCLSTFSRWLTGVEIHPGATIGDRFFIDHGMGVVIGETAEIGNDCTLYHGVTLGGTTWQSGKRHPTLGNNVVIGAGAKILGPITMNDGARVGSNSVVVKDVSMDTTVVGIPGRAVASPSEQSKEQTDRRTEMAKKYGFDAYAVAPDNPDPVANAIGQMLDHMHLMDSKVQEVCQAVQTLGGSVCTEKLPELEVDDFSEAELAAAQKRQKSLDEFDPII, encoded by the coding sequence ATGGGTGTTATCGCAAGACTTAAAGATGATATAGCGTCTATCTACCATAGAGACCCTGCTGCGAACGGGACAATTGAAATACTGTTCAATTACCCTGGCATGCAAGCTATATGGATCCACCGGATCAGTCATAAGTTATGGGTTCGAAAATGGCGTTTGCTAGCACGATGTCTATCTACATTTTCTCGTTGGTTAACCGGTGTTGAGATCCACCCAGGTGCAACTATCGGCGACCGCTTCTTTATTGATCATGGCATGGGCGTTGTGATTGGTGAAACTGCTGAGATTGGTAATGATTGTACGCTTTATCACGGAGTAACGCTCGGTGGAACAACTTGGCAATCAGGCAAGCGACATCCGACGCTTGGCAATAACGTGGTTATTGGTGCCGGGGCAAAGATTCTTGGACCTATAACCATGAATGACGGCGCTCGCGTAGGTTCCAATTCGGTTGTTGTCAAAGATGTCTCGATGGACACCACAGTGGTTGGCATTCCGGGCCGAGCGGTTGCTAGCCCTTCTGAGCAGTCTAAAGAGCAGACAGATCGACGCACTGAAATGGCCAAAAAGTATGGCTTCGATGCCTATGCCGTCGCGCCTGACAATCCAGATCCCGTTGCAAATGCCATCGGCCAAATGTTAGATCATATGCATTTGATGGATTCAAAGGTACAGGAAGTGTGCCAAGCCGTACAAACTTTGGGTGGTAGTGTGTGCACTGAGAAGCTTCCTGAACTTGAAGTTGATGATTTTAGTGAAGCTGAATTAGCGGCTGCGCAAAAACGTCAGAAGTCATTAGATGAGTTTGATCCCATTATCTAG
- the iscR gene encoding Fe-S cluster assembly transcriptional regulator IscR, whose amino-acid sequence MKLTSKGRYAVTAMLDVAMHSTDGPVPLADISERQGISLSYLEQLFAKLRKNGLVSSVRGPGGGYRLGTDASEISVGMVVRAVDESVDATRCQGKGNCQSGTRCLTHSLWGDLSSQISDFLNGISLAGLMKKRDVQFISVKQDKLQQEQRVSV is encoded by the coding sequence ATGAAACTTACATCTAAAGGTCGATATGCTGTCACTGCAATGTTAGATGTTGCAATGCACTCTACCGATGGTCCAGTACCATTAGCGGACATTTCAGAGCGTCAAGGGATCTCTCTATCTTACCTAGAACAACTTTTCGCAAAACTAAGAAAAAATGGGCTTGTATCTAGCGTCCGTGGCCCAGGTGGCGGATATCGCCTAGGTACCGACGCAAGCGAAATTTCTGTGGGTATGGTGGTACGAGCGGTTGATGAGTCTGTTGATGCCACTCGTTGTCAGGGCAAGGGTAACTGTCAAAGCGGAACTCGATGCTTAACTCACTCTTTATGGGGAGATTTAAGCTCACAGATTTCAGATTTTTTAAACGGCATTTCACTTGCCGGGTTAATGAAAAAAAGAGATGTGCAATTTATCTCGGTCAAACAGGATAAATTGCAGCAGGAACAGAGGGTTAGCGTTTAG
- a CDS encoding IscS subfamily cysteine desulfurase yields MKLPIYLDYAATTPVDPRVAEKMMQCMTMDGIFGNPASRSHRYGWQAEEAVDIARNQIADLINADPREIVFTSGATESDNLAIKGVAHFYQKKGKHIITSKTEHKAVLDTCRQLEREGYEVTYLQPESSGLIPVAMIEAAMREDTLLVSIMQVNNEIGVIQDIDAIGELCRSRKIVFHVDAAQSVGKLPIDVQKTKVDLMSISAHKMYGPKGIGALYVSRKPRIRLEAAMHGGGHERGMRSGTLATHQIVGFGEAAAIAKTDMESDNQRIRRLRDKLWNGINHIEETYINGDKDQRHCGSLNVSFNFVEGESLMMALKDLAVSSGSACTSASLEPSYVLRALGLNDEMAHSSIRFSLGRFTTDEEIDHAIETIKESIGNLREMSPLWEMFKDGIDLDSVQWAHH; encoded by the coding sequence ATGAAGCTACCTATCTATTTAGATTATGCTGCGACGACGCCGGTTGACCCTCGCGTTGCAGAGAAAATGATGCAATGTATGACTATGGACGGCATTTTTGGTAATCCAGCGTCTCGCTCTCACCGTTACGGTTGGCAAGCAGAAGAAGCCGTTGATATTGCTCGTAACCAGATTGCGGACCTTATCAATGCCGACCCGCGTGAAATCGTATTTACCTCTGGTGCGACAGAGTCTGACAACCTAGCGATAAAGGGCGTTGCTCACTTCTATCAGAAGAAGGGCAAGCACATCATCACCAGTAAAACAGAACATAAAGCGGTGTTAGATACCTGTCGTCAGCTTGAGCGTGAAGGTTATGAGGTCACTTATCTTCAGCCTGAATCGAGCGGTCTTATCCCTGTTGCTATGATTGAAGCGGCAATGCGTGAAGACACACTACTGGTTAGTATTATGCAAGTTAACAATGAGATTGGTGTCATTCAAGACATCGATGCCATTGGTGAACTTTGTCGTTCACGAAAAATTGTCTTCCATGTTGATGCTGCACAGAGTGTTGGCAAATTGCCAATTGATGTTCAAAAGACAAAAGTCGATCTGATGTCTATCTCTGCTCACAAGATGTATGGTCCAAAAGGCATTGGCGCATTGTATGTTAGCCGTAAGCCTCGCATTCGTTTAGAAGCGGCTATGCACGGTGGTGGACATGAACGTGGTATGCGCAGTGGCACATTAGCGACACACCAGATTGTGGGTTTCGGTGAAGCTGCAGCCATCGCAAAAACCGACATGGAGTCAGATAACCAGCGCATCCGCCGTCTACGTGACAAGTTATGGAATGGTATTAATCACATTGAAGAGACCTATATCAATGGCGATAAAGATCAAAGACATTGCGGTAGTTTAAATGTCAGCTTTAACTTCGTCGAAGGTGAGTCTTTGATGATGGCGCTTAAAGATCTTGCTGTTTCATCTGGTTCAGCGTGTACTTCTGCGAGCCTTGAGCCAAGCTACGTGCTTCGTGCTCTAGGCTTGAACGATGAGATGGCGCATAGCTCGATTCGATTCTCACTAGGCCGCTTTACGACTGATGAAGAGATCGATCATGCAATAGAAACAATTAAAGAATCTATTGGTAACTTAAGGGAGATGTCTCCGCTTTGGGAAATGTTCAAAGACGGAATTGACCTGGACTCTGTCCAGTGGGCACACCATTAA
- the iscU gene encoding Fe-S cluster assembly scaffold IscU → MAYSEKVIDHYENPRNVGSFDKNDSSVVTGMVGAPACGDVMKLQLRINDNGIIEDAKFKTYGCGSAIASSSLVTEWVKGKTVAEAGAIKNTDIAEELALPPVKIHCSILAEDAIKAALDEYKTKQSK, encoded by the coding sequence ATGGCTTATAGCGAAAAAGTAATAGATCATTATGAGAATCCACGCAACGTTGGTTCGTTTGATAAAAACGATTCATCAGTTGTCACTGGAATGGTTGGCGCACCCGCTTGTGGTGATGTAATGAAGCTACAGCTGCGCATTAATGATAATGGTATTATCGAAGATGCTAAGTTTAAGACATACGGTTGCGGTAGCGCGATTGCGTCTAGCTCATTGGTCACTGAATGGGTGAAAGGTAAAACAGTTGCAGAAGCTGGTGCTATTAAGAACACCGACATCGCTGAAGAACTAGCATTACCCCCTGTTAAAATTCATTGTTCGATTTTGGCTGAAGATGCCATTAAAGCTGCTCTGGATGAGTATAAAACAAAGCAATCGAAGTAA
- the iscA gene encoding iron-sulfur cluster assembly protein IscA has translation MAISITPAAADRVKSFLASRGKGLGLRLGLKTSGCSGMAYILEFVDDLNDDDELYDVDGVKIIIDAKSFIYLQGIELDFIKEGLNEGFQFNNPNAKGECGCGESFTV, from the coding sequence ATGGCAATTAGTATCACTCCCGCAGCGGCAGATCGAGTTAAAAGCTTTTTAGCTAGTCGCGGCAAAGGTCTAGGCTTACGTTTAGGGCTAAAAACATCAGGCTGTTCTGGTATGGCATACATACTGGAGTTTGTTGATGACTTGAACGATGATGATGAGCTTTATGATGTCGATGGTGTGAAAATCATTATTGATGCAAAGAGTTTTATCTATCTTCAAGGGATTGAGTTGGACTTCATTAAAGAAGGCCTTAACGAAGGTTTCCAATTTAACAACCCTAATGCTAAAGGTGAATGTGGTTGCGGTGAGAGTTTCACCGTATAA
- the hscB gene encoding co-chaperone HscB, with the protein MNYFELFSLSPSFDVDTAILAERYRDLQRAVHPDKFANASEQDKRLSVQRTAQINDAFQTLKNPIQRAEHLLALKGLELSHESTTLKDTQFLMQQMEWRESLEEISDSDDPETEIEALYASFEAFAKPITAALKVLLLSDLAAEHLQAAEQIRKLKFMAKLQDELARVEDTLLD; encoded by the coding sequence ATGAATTATTTTGAGCTGTTTAGTTTATCTCCTTCCTTTGATGTCGACACCGCCATCCTTGCAGAGCGCTACCGCGATCTGCAAAGGGCGGTTCATCCCGACAAATTTGCTAATGCAAGTGAACAAGATAAACGCTTGTCAGTACAACGTACTGCACAAATCAATGATGCCTTTCAAACATTGAAAAACCCAATCCAACGCGCTGAGCACTTATTGGCCCTTAAAGGGCTAGAGTTAAGTCACGAGTCTACTACGCTTAAAGATACTCAATTTTTAATGCAGCAGATGGAGTGGCGAGAGTCTCTTGAAGAGATTAGCGATAGTGATGATCCTGAAACTGAAATAGAAGCGCTTTATGCGTCTTTTGAAGCGTTTGCAAAGCCGATCACAGCAGCACTAAAAGTGCTATTGTTGAGCGATTTAGCCGCTGAGCATTTGCAGGCCGCGGAGCAAATTCGTAAACTTAAGTTTATGGCAAAATTACAAGACGAGTTGGCAAGAGTGGAAGATACGCTCTTAGATTAG
- the hscA gene encoding Fe-S protein assembly chaperone HscA, whose protein sequence is MALLQIAEPGQTAAPHQHRLAVGIDLGTTNSLVAAVRSGEANTLADESNLHSLPSVVRYSQDAIFVGREAEAFSAQDPQNTIVSVKRFMGRSLEDIQSGSQTFPYVFEASENGLPIFVTPKGRVNPVQISAEILKPLVQRAEATLGGTLEGVVITVPAYFDDAQRQGTKDAAALIGVKVLRLLNEPTAAAIAYGLDSGKEGVIAVYDLGGGTFDISILRLNKGVFEVLATGGDSALGGDDFDHMLQAYFQQEWSLQELSASLSRKLLIEARRVKEALTDNESTTATVVDDKGTELSLTVSRVVFDSMISKLVKKTVSSCRRALRDAGVSTEEVLETVMVGGSTRVPLVREEVTNFFGKTPLTSIDPDRVVAIGAGIQADILVGNKPESDLLLLDVIPLSLGVETMGGLVEKVVSRNTTIPVARAQEFTTFKDGQTAMAFHVVQGERELVADCRSLAKFTLKGIPPLAAGAAHIRVTFQVDADGLLSVTAMEKSTGVKTSIQVKPSFGLTDTEIGSMLKDSMANAKEDITRRMLAEKQVEAARVLESLNAAISKDGQLLTADELSSIQSFMASLAQLASEQDSDAIEKAIEALDSVTQDFAAKRMDNSIKLALKGQSVDNI, encoded by the coding sequence ATGGCACTTTTGCAGATCGCAGAGCCTGGACAGACTGCTGCTCCCCACCAACACCGTCTTGCAGTGGGCATCGATTTAGGTACAACCAACTCCTTAGTTGCCGCCGTTCGAAGCGGTGAAGCAAACACTCTAGCAGATGAGAGCAATCTGCATTCATTGCCGTCTGTGGTTCGATATAGCCAGGATGCAATCTTTGTTGGACGTGAGGCCGAAGCCTTTTCAGCGCAAGATCCACAAAACACCATTGTGTCGGTTAAGCGTTTTATGGGCCGTAGCCTTGAAGATATTCAGTCAGGTAGCCAAACATTCCCTTATGTTTTCGAAGCGAGTGAAAACGGACTGCCGATATTTGTGACGCCTAAAGGTAGAGTTAATCCAGTACAAATCTCAGCGGAGATCCTAAAACCGCTAGTACAACGTGCAGAAGCGACTCTCGGGGGAACCTTAGAAGGCGTCGTTATTACTGTGCCAGCCTATTTTGATGACGCGCAGCGTCAAGGCACCAAAGATGCGGCAGCATTAATTGGTGTTAAAGTGCTGCGTTTACTCAATGAGCCGACTGCAGCGGCAATCGCCTATGGGTTAGACTCTGGTAAAGAGGGGGTCATTGCTGTTTATGATCTTGGCGGCGGGACGTTCGATATCTCAATTCTTCGATTGAATAAAGGGGTATTTGAAGTCTTAGCAACCGGTGGTGATTCTGCGCTCGGTGGTGATGATTTTGACCATATGCTACAAGCTTATTTCCAACAAGAGTGGTCACTGCAGGAATTAAGCGCGAGTTTAAGTCGTAAGTTGCTTATCGAAGCTCGTCGCGTTAAAGAAGCATTAACCGACAATGAGAGCACGACAGCAACCGTCGTTGATGACAAGGGTACTGAGCTGTCATTAACCGTTTCTCGTGTAGTATTTGACAGCATGATCAGCAAATTAGTTAAGAAAACCGTTTCAAGCTGTCGCCGTGCACTGCGTGATGCCGGTGTGAGCACTGAAGAGGTGCTAGAAACTGTCATGGTCGGTGGATCCACGCGAGTACCACTTGTACGAGAAGAGGTGACTAATTTCTTTGGTAAAACGCCTTTAACATCGATCGATCCTGATCGTGTCGTTGCTATCGGCGCAGGGATCCAAGCAGATATTCTAGTGGGTAATAAGCCTGAATCCGATCTGCTGTTATTGGACGTTATTCCATTGTCATTAGGCGTTGAAACCATGGGCGGGTTGGTTGAGAAAGTGGTTTCACGTAATACCACTATCCCAGTTGCTCGTGCTCAAGAGTTTACAACGTTTAAAGATGGTCAAACAGCAATGGCATTTCATGTTGTTCAAGGTGAGCGAGAACTCGTTGCAGATTGTCGTTCACTCGCTAAGTTTACGCTTAAAGGGATCCCGCCGTTAGCTGCTGGAGCTGCTCATATTCGCGTGACATTCCAGGTCGATGCTGATGGATTACTCAGTGTAACGGCAATGGAGAAATCAACGGGTGTTAAAACCAGTATTCAAGTTAAACCATCATTTGGTTTAACTGATACTGAAATCGGCAGTATGCTAAAAGATTCAATGGCCAATGCTAAAGAAGATATTACTCGTCGTATGCTCGCTGAAAAGCAGGTCGAAGCTGCGAGAGTATTAGAGTCGCTTAACGCGGCTATAAGTAAAGATGGTCAGTTGCTAACAGCTGATGAACTTTCTTCTATTCAGAGCTTTATGGCCTCACTAGCACAACTTGCAAGCGAACAAGACAGCGATGCTATTGAAAAAGCAATCGAAGCATTAGATAGCGTAACGCAGGACTTTGCTGCTAAGCGTATGGATAATTCAATCAAACTGGCCCTCAAAGGGCAGTCAGTTGACAATATATAG
- the fdx gene encoding ISC system 2Fe-2S type ferredoxin — translation MPQIVFLPHDELCPDGAVVEANEGETVLDVALRNGIHIEHACEKSCACTTCHCIVREGFDDLEESDELEDDMLDKAWGLEPESRLSCQAKVPNSDLVVEIPKYTINMVSESQ, via the coding sequence ATGCCACAAATAGTATTTTTACCACACGATGAATTATGCCCAGATGGTGCAGTTGTAGAAGCCAATGAAGGCGAAACTGTATTAGACGTTGCTTTGCGGAACGGTATCCACATAGAGCATGCTTGTGAGAAGTCCTGTGCATGTACAACTTGTCACTGCATCGTGCGTGAAGGGTTTGATGACCTGGAAGAGAGCGATGAGCTGGAAGATGACATGCTCGATAAAGCTTGGGGCTTAGAGCCTGAAAGCCGTTTGTCTTGCCAAGCTAAAGTACCCAATAGTGATTTGGTGGTTGAGATCCCTAAGTACACCATTAATATGGTCAGCGAAAGCCAATAG
- the iscX gene encoding Fe-S cluster assembly protein IscX — protein sequence MALKWIDSQDIALELLESYPDVNPESVRFTDLCDWVIKLEAFDDDPNHCNERILEAIQAHWIDEK from the coding sequence ATGGCACTTAAATGGATTGATTCGCAAGATATTGCACTTGAGCTTTTGGAGAGTTATCCGGACGTTAACCCTGAATCTGTTCGGTTTACCGATCTATGTGATTGGGTGATAAAACTCGAAGCCTTCGATGATGATCCTAACCACTGTAATGAACGTATTTTGGAAGCTATTCAAGCTCACTGGATCGATGAAAAGTGA
- the ndk gene encoding nucleoside-diphosphate kinase, which produces MAIERTFSIIKPDAVAKNHIGAIYNRFETAGLKIIASKMVHLSQEQAEGFYAEHSERPFFGALVAFMTSGPIMVQTLEGENAVLAHREILGATNPADAVEGTIRADFAESIDENAAHGSDSVASAEREVAYFFSTEELCPRTR; this is translated from the coding sequence ATGGCTATCGAACGTACTTTTTCTATCATTAAGCCTGATGCTGTTGCAAAAAACCACATTGGCGCTATCTACAACCGTTTTGAAACTGCTGGCCTGAAAATCATCGCTTCTAAAATGGTTCATCTAAGCCAAGAACAAGCTGAAGGCTTTTACGCTGAGCACAGCGAACGTCCTTTCTTTGGTGCGCTAGTTGCATTTATGACATCTGGTCCTATCATGGTTCAGACGCTTGAAGGCGAAAATGCTGTTCTTGCACACCGTGAAATCTTAGGTGCTACTAACCCAGCTGATGCTGTGGAAGGTACTATCCGTGCAGATTTTGCTGAAAGCATCGATGAGAACGCAGCACACGGCTCTGATTCAGTTGCTTCGGCTGAGCGTGAAGTAGCATACTTCTTCAGCACTGAAGAGCTTTGCCCACGTACTCGTTAA
- a CDS encoding TonB-dependent receptor plug domain-containing protein: MSSMTLTASAIRKSFIAVAASSVALSGFALAEDAAEGNTAEEKVERIQVTGSRIKRADMETSSPVSIIDASAIMSGGSTSIDDVLQKMTSTGGAMVNAAVNNGSGGDASINLRGLGSNRTLVLVNGRRMIASGTGAASTVDLNTIPVAMVERIEVLKDGASAIYGTDAIAGVVNIILKRDFEGFEMNVQTGISGQGDADESSIDFVMGNSFDKGNIVIGGQYTKRGEASQADRDFSECPLAEGADGLYCGGSSYSQGGHIWGDSQHLMTKSGVDEEGNPIVINGDSGYYGKYVQRLNDDGTVWLDDDGKSNDAYYNSWSAITDTASVYYDATVDPSFGDRSVPDLSGRGGEYHDFTNDDKYNYSKDSYLSTPMERLNLSFSGTYELSDSIMFFSEAMYSKRWSEQQMAPQPIWNSTAWAYDSSWMNKELVGLVQEGEKLDYGRRVVESGTRDFSQVVDTVRIVVGLEGEFDNGWTWDASYNKGKNDSVDTLANLHNLGSINDAVLDGTFDPFSQSSWEGESIAPYIYTEINSGGSELDIAAATLSGEVFELPAGIVGFAAGYEYRKESAHFTPDSLTAQGLANDPRVEATAGSFDVNEVYAELAIPLLSDLPFAQQVDLSAAMRYFDYSTFGSDNTWKLGLTWRMTDDLMVRGGMSTAFRAPTVDELYGGKSPSFEQIVHAASEQTQAEVTVGGNPLLTPEEADITTLGLVYSPSFVEGLSFTVDYFDIQISNTITSVDNNYIANQCMDEVGNLINTGSALCQSSNIAIDGTGRITFDNGLQNIGETNTSGYDVNVAYAFEGFGLDWKAGLDTSILSDYEEFDQDGNAVDYRGYITGGAGAFAEIKTNFNLRASGDNWSATYEARYIDGMDSFACKDDPADCYAPSVDSIVYHDLSATYDVNNTLRLSGGVNNILDEEPPYYSGNNDSNTDPYTYDVLGRYFFVRASVKF; this comes from the coding sequence ATGAGCTCGATGACATTAACAGCAAGCGCAATCCGAAAAAGCTTTATTGCAGTTGCTGCTAGCAGTGTAGCTTTATCTGGATTTGCTTTGGCAGAAGATGCTGCAGAAGGAAATACAGCTGAAGAGAAAGTTGAACGTATTCAAGTTACCGGTTCACGTATTAAACGTGCCGATATGGAAACATCTAGCCCTGTAAGCATTATTGATGCATCTGCGATTATGTCAGGTGGTTCTACTTCTATTGATGACGTATTGCAGAAAATGACGTCAACTGGCGGAGCCATGGTGAATGCCGCTGTGAACAACGGTTCTGGTGGTGATGCAAGTATCAACCTACGTGGCCTGGGTTCAAACCGAACGTTAGTATTGGTTAACGGCCGTCGTATGATTGCTTCAGGAACGGGCGCTGCATCTACTGTAGATTTAAACACTATTCCGGTTGCCATGGTCGAACGTATTGAAGTCCTAAAAGATGGCGCTTCAGCCATTTATGGTACCGATGCAATTGCTGGTGTAGTTAACATTATTTTAAAGCGTGATTTCGAAGGCTTCGAAATGAACGTTCAAACAGGTATCTCTGGCCAAGGCGATGCAGACGAGAGCAGTATTGACTTCGTAATGGGTAACTCATTCGATAAAGGTAATATTGTAATCGGTGGCCAGTACACAAAACGTGGCGAAGCAAGTCAGGCAGATCGCGATTTCTCTGAATGCCCGCTAGCAGAAGGCGCTGATGGCCTATATTGTGGTGGTAGCTCATATTCACAAGGCGGTCATATCTGGGGTGATTCACAGCACCTGATGACTAAGAGTGGCGTCGATGAAGAAGGCAATCCAATTGTTATCAATGGTGACTCTGGTTACTACGGTAAATACGTACAAAGACTTAATGATGATGGCACTGTTTGGTTAGACGATGACGGCAAGTCAAATGATGCATACTACAACAGTTGGTCTGCAATTACTGATACAGCTTCAGTTTACTATGACGCCACAGTAGATCCTTCATTTGGCGACAGAAGTGTTCCAGACCTCAGTGGTCGTGGTGGTGAATACCATGATTTCACTAATGACGATAAGTACAACTATTCAAAAGACAGCTATCTTTCAACGCCAATGGAGCGTTTGAACCTATCTTTCTCTGGTACTTATGAACTTTCAGATTCAATCATGTTTTTCTCTGAAGCAATGTACTCAAAGCGTTGGTCTGAGCAGCAAATGGCACCTCAGCCAATTTGGAACAGCACAGCTTGGGCTTATGATTCTTCTTGGATGAACAAAGAGCTAGTTGGTTTAGTTCAAGAGGGTGAAAAGTTAGATTATGGCCGTCGAGTCGTTGAGTCTGGCACTCGTGATTTCTCTCAAGTTGTCGATACTGTACGTATAGTAGTTGGTTTGGAAGGCGAGTTCGACAATGGTTGGACATGGGATGCATCATATAACAAGGGTAAAAACGACTCTGTTGATACTCTTGCTAACCTGCATAACCTAGGCTCAATTAATGATGCTGTTTTAGACGGAACTTTTGATCCATTTAGTCAGTCTTCTTGGGAAGGCGAAAGCATAGCTCCTTATATCTATACTGAAATTAACAGCGGTGGCTCAGAGCTTGATATTGCAGCTGCAACGCTTTCTGGTGAGGTTTTCGAATTACCAGCAGGTATTGTAGGTTTTGCGGCAGGTTATGAGTACCGTAAAGAGTCCGCACATTTCACGCCAGATTCTTTGACTGCACAAGGTTTAGCAAACGACCCTCGTGTTGAAGCTACTGCGGGTTCATTTGATGTTAATGAAGTTTATGCAGAACTTGCTATTCCATTGTTAAGCGATTTACCTTTCGCACAACAAGTGGACCTAAGTGCAGCTATGCGTTATTTCGATTACAGCACATTTGGTTCAGACAATACTTGGAAGCTAGGTCTTACTTGGCGCATGACGGATGACTTGATGGTCCGTGGTGGTATGTCTACAGCATTCCGCGCTCCAACAGTTGATGAGTTATATGGTGGTAAATCACCATCTTTTGAGCAAATTGTTCACGCAGCGTCAGAGCAAACTCAAGCAGAAGTAACGGTAGGCGGTAACCCACTACTAACACCAGAAGAAGCGGATATTACCACACTTGGTTTAGTTTACTCTCCAAGCTTTGTAGAAGGTCTATCTTTCACAGTAGATTACTTTGATATCCAAATCAGTAATACAATTACATCAGTTGATAACAATTACATCGCTAACCAGTGTATGGATGAGGTTGGAAATCTGATTAATACGGGTAGCGCGTTATGTCAGTCGTCTAATATTGCAATTGACGGCACAGGTCGAATCACTTTCGACAATGGTTTACAAAACATTGGTGAAACGAATACATCTGGTTATGATGTTAACGTAGCTTACGCATTTGAAGGCTTCGGACTAGATTGGAAAGCAGGTCTTGATACTTCAATTTTAAGTGATTATGAAGAGTTTGATCAAGACGGTAATGCAGTTGACTATCGTGGCTACATCACAGGTGGAGCAGGCGCATTTGCAGAGATCAAAACTAACTTCAACTTAAGAGCATCAGGTGATAACTGGAGTGCTACATACGAAGCGCGTTACATTGACGGAATGGATTCATTTGCTTGTAAAGATGATCCAGCAGATTGTTATGCACCAAGTGTAGATAGTATTGTTTATCACGATCTATCAGCAACCTATGATGTGAATAATACACTTCGTCTATCGGGCGGTGTAAACAACATTCTTGATGAAGAGCCACCGTACTACTCAGGTAACAATGATTCAAACACAGATCCGTACACTTATGATGTACTAGGTCGCTACTTCTTCGTAAGAGCAAGTGTTAAGTTCTAA